In the Pseudochaenichthys georgianus chromosome 1, fPseGeo1.2, whole genome shotgun sequence genome, one interval contains:
- the LOC117447206 gene encoding uncharacterized protein C4orf54 homolog, translating into MEAAEETLTYRDDTLLHRKLLPEDKHKDTTEQISEVSNYVDLDMKPDGAKTVKVTFTGEGNQLSVIKCEHSKQGEHEDEGEIISDDLVGEKLEDFRVPEPVFGEPPMEIKLPTTDQESEDQRQADPSECSEPVHSERDELQYTDMYLNSKTESDDGTSAGLSDQCGSDAVEDESHYITTHEIQLTELDHDVDYDLGRGTCWDFEDDNLVYSFVDYASFESDDSQEGILILGGRSQPKVQSGAVVSSEQDDSDLCDSDKCASSDESVFKNHSGDANMGKIHLSIKTSSRAVHEPVFDNTKHVRDGSHLSLVSSGGRVGPFIPAPGRQHLASKLGRKDINEYSSGASSSISELDDADKEVRNLTAKSFRSLACPYFDAINLSTSSESSMSEYGLNKWSAYVDWNYGNVSRGRGRSIIAQKTSSSTLEMNKTVDSKRHCKSFTGMKAQQTNVYAQNKRTASEQSSSSSKNIQLNDPVQRKQRGVMLNFRCNVNAPENTRRPKCSKKARSNEVTGTVLARSGCEIQYDHTESTNDTHKRAVFASSLLTNVLSKKMQFEQECKMERGELRDKHPALSPSFQIKDQDRMKDRSHGRCFQRQPSDSGSGCTVTSADDQSLDGSRPCSCEPLEKCNKPPDDSEKRHQGPVNTLLGHSESSAFNLLRGETVNEAEPTPATDTQKGQDNSSMLTKLLFVPNCQLLSKENDCTEDSSSQLKCEKEFITGNSGYGKEDNIKGGKTPEIKICLRSVKENKGCTLNIANLLTPKISFNTVNTFRAAGEAKCHIVSASDKIPNFTVRDIRDTKCKFQTPIYQVRDVRKLVKSSYRFVSLDHIESKCSTAADDRLEATKEPVQHVLPAPIVIKCQSVKTNVKQPAAEVSQIQAEENTPSHCTASRAPLVVSKHPDQIDNQQKIETKLTKQRQEKLACETAERRNEPRIPKQAALEKLKAAVKTMEQLYVFDRNEWKRKTQAPQTIRDSHVMSLIAREEHGAEELETITDRTPQSQEDKGALNIIHVPYDDEMFKTQPQLNKTFSNKRVLHLGNKAQVSISSVRKPIPQSSALQTSSTMKRPKTPVAPFSVKIEPPKHGQVEQGKVKIIPTNPTVAPACSDSENYLTIPGLGYMNEIKLLNREHLSSQIKTEDRKTAEQKRSPLIMEYPTSSIYHHAATTGPQAQQQVLCFSPSVPTVSPTGEAFPQTQRKMLLDPTTGHYYLVDTPIQATTKRLFDPETGQYVDVPMSHSPLAPVSPVPLSLSPLALNPGAFAPTYMVYPGFIPSPTLTAQAVLPQSPCHPEYAGAEKVKFAKIPMPEMNPSGAESAYYSATGGASQVPLQLPVSLGYVTTRGSAASSDRKPVISITTQQGPRIIAPPSFDGTTMSFVVEHR; encoded by the coding sequence ATGGAAGCAGCGGAGGAAACTCTCACTTACCGAGATGACACCTTACTTCACAGGAAGCTGCTCCCAGAGGACAAGCATAAGGACACCACGGAGCAAATCAGCGAGGTGTCTAACTATGTGGACCTGGACATGAAACCGGACGGGGCGAAAACAGTGAAAGTGACTTTCACTGGCGAGGGAAACCAGCTGTCAGTTATCAAATGTGAGCATTCAAAGCAAGGGGAGCACGAGGATGAGGGTGAAATCATTTCAGATGACTTAGTTGGAGAGAAGTTAGAGGACTTCCGCGTCCCCGAGCCCGTTTTTGGTGAGCCGCCTATGGAAATCAAACTTCCCACCACCGATCAGGAGAGTGAGGATCAGCGCCAGGCCGACCCCAGTGAGTGCAGTGAACCTGTGCACAGTGAGCGCGATGAGCTCCAGTACACCGACATGTATCTGAACAGCAAGACGGAGTCTGATGATGGCACGAGCGCGGGGCTCTCCGACCAGTGCGGCTCCGACGCAGTGGAGGACGAGTCCCACTATATCACGACGCACGAAATCCAGCTCACCGAGCTCGACCACGACGTAGATTACGACCTGGGGCGAGGGACCTGTTGGGATTTTGAAGACGACAACCTTGTCTATTCTTTTGTGGATTACGCGTCTTTTGAAAGCGATGATTCACAGGAGGGGATTTTGATTCTGGGGGGCAGGAGCCAACCGAAAGTGCAGTCAGGAGCAGTTGTCAGCAGCGAGCAGGATGATAGTGATCTTTGTGACTCGGACAAATGTGCCAGCTCAGATGAAAGCGTGTTCAAAAACCACAGTGGAGACGCTAATATGGGGAAAATTCATTTATCAATTAAAACTTCCTCCAGGGCTGTGCACGAACCTGTCTTTGACAACACGAAACACGTCAGAGACGGGAGCCACCTCTCGTTGGTGAGCTCTGGCGGCAGAGTGGGGCCCTTCATCCCCGCTCCGGGCCGTCAGCACCTTGCTTCCAAACTGGGACGGAAAGATATTAATGAGTACTCCAGCGGAGCGTCCAGTTCCATCAGCGAGCTGGACGACGCTGACAAAGAGGTGCGTAATTTAACCGCCAAGTCTTTCCGGAGCTTGGCATGTCCGTACTTTGACGCCATTAATCTTAGCACCTCGAGTGAGTCTTCTATGTCGGAATATGGGCTAAATAAGTGGTCAGCGTATGTGGACTGGAATTATGGAAATGTTTCACGGGGACGAGGGCGAAGCATAATTGCGCAAAAGACTTCAAGCTCAACTTTGGAAATGAATAAGACTGTGGACAGTAAGAGGCATTGTAAGTCTTTTACCGGCATGAAAGCTCAACAAACCAATGTGTACGCGCAGAACAAGAGAACAGCTTCTGAGCAATCATCCTCTTCTAGTAAAAATATCCAGCTAAACGATCCTGTTCAACGAAAGCAGCGTGGAGTCATGCTGAATTTCCGCTGCAATGTGAACGCACCCGAAAACACCAGACGGCCAAAATGTTCAAAAAAAGCACGATCCAATGAGGTTACTGGGACTGTGCTGGCCAGGTCAGGGTGTGAGATACAATATGATCACACAGAAAGCACGAATGATACACACAAAAGAGCAGTTTTTGCATCAAGTCTATTGACCAATGTGCTTTCTAAAAAGATGCAGTTTGAGCAGGAGTGCAAAATGGAGAGGGGGGAACTTCGTGATAAACACCCAGCCCTTTCCCCAAGTTTTCAAATCAAAGACCAGGACAGGATGAAAGACAGAAGTCATGGGAGATGCTTTCAAAGACAGCCATCCGACTCAGGCTCAGGCTGCACTGTTACTTCTGCTGATGATCAGAGCCTGGATGGCAGCAGACCTTGTTCCTGTGAGCCTTTAGAGAAATGCAACAAACCCCCAGATGATTCAGAAAAGAGACATCAGGGGCCTGTAAACACATTGCTCGGCCACAGTGAGAGTAGTGCATTTAATCTACTAAGAGGTGAGACAGTGAATGAGGCTGAACCCACACCTGCGACAGACACACAAAAAGGACAAGACAACAGCAGCATGCTCACAAAACTCCTTTTTGTTCCAAACTGCCAGCTCCTTTCAAAAGAGAATGATTGTACAGAGGATTCGTCAAGCCAACTTAAATGTGAAAAAGAGTTTATCACAGGCAATAGTGGATACGGCAAAGAAGACAATATAAAGGGAGGAAAAACCCCTGAGATAAAAATATGCCTGAGGAGTGTGAAAGAAAATAAAGGATGTACACTGAACATTGCCAACCTGTTAACCCCAAAAATAAGTTTCAACACCGTGAACACATTTAGAGCAGCAGGTGAGGCCAAATGTCACATTGTGTCTGCTTCAGACAAAATCCCCAACTTTACCGTTAGAGACATAAGAGATACCAAATGTAAGTTTCAGACCCCCATATATCAGGTCAGAGATGTCCGTAAATTGGTAAAAAGTTCCTATCGCTTTGTTTCATTAGATCATATTGAGAGTAAATGTTCAACAGCAGCAGATGATAGACTTGAGGCCACAAAGGAGCCGGTTCAGCATGTATTACCAGCTCCTATTGTGATTAAATGTCAATCAGTAAAAACAAATGTCAAACAACCAGCAGCTGAGGTGTCACAGATACAAGCAGAGGAGAATACACCATCACATTGCACCGCCAGTAGGGCGCCACTTGTTGTATCAAAGCACCCTGACCAGATAGACAATCAGCAAAAAATTGAAACCAAACTGACAAAACAGAGGCAGGAGAAGTTAGCATGTGAGACGGCTGAAAGGAGAAATGAGCCTAGAATACCGAAGCAGGCCGCACTAGAGAAGCTTAAAGCTGCAGTCAAAACAATGGAGCAGCTTTATGTTTTTGACAGAAATGAGTGGAAGCGTAAAACTCAAGCTCCACAAACAATCAGAGACAGCCATGTGATGTCACTTATTGCCAGGGAGGAGCATGGAGCAGAGGAGCTGGAGACAATCACTGACAGGACTCCTCAGTCTCAGGAAGATAAAGGAGCTCTGAACATCATACATGTTCCATATGACGATGAAATGTTTAAAACACAACCACagctaaataaaacatttagcaACAAACGTGTCCTTCATTTGGGCAATAAGGCACAGGTCAGCATAAGTTCAGTCAGAAAACCTATTCCTCAGAGCTCTGCGCTGCAAACATCCTCAACAATGAAACGCCCGAAGACACCAGTGGCTCCATTCTCTGTGAAAATAGAGCCTCCCAAACACGGCCAGGTGGAGCAGGGAAAGGTCAAAATCATTCCCACTAATCCCACTGTCGCACCGGCCTGCTCCGACTCTGAGAACTATTTAACCATCCCGGGGCTGGGGTATATGAATGAAATCAAATTGCTGAATCGAGAGCATCTTTCAAGCCAAATCAAAACAGAGGACAGGAAGACAGCCGAGCAGAAAAGATCTCCGTTAATTATGGAGTACCCGACTTCAAGCATCTACCACCACGCAGCCACAACAGGGCCTCAAGCACAGCAGCAGGtgttgtgtttctctccatctgtcCCGACTGTGTCCCCTACAGGAGAGGCGTTCCCCCAAACCCAGCGCAAGATGCTTTTGGATCCCACAACTGGACATTATTACCTGGTGGATACTCCTATACAGGCCACCACAAAGAGACTATTCGACCCAGAGACAGGCCAGTATGTGGATGTACCCATGTCCCATTCTCCTTTGGCACCTGTCAGCCCGGTGCCTCTCTCGCTGTCCCCCCTGGCCCTGAACCCAGGAGCATTCGCCCCCACCTACATGGTCTACCCAGGCTTCATCCCCTCACCCACTCTGACAGCCCAGGCGGTGTTGCCACAGTCACCATGTCACCCTGAGTATGCAGGTGCAGAAAAGGTGAAATTTGCAAAAATCCCTATGCCAGAAATGAATCCATCCGGCGCAGAGAGTGCGTATTACAGCGCAACAGGGGGAGCATCACAGGTGCCACTGCAGCTTCCTGTAAGTTTGGGATATGTGACCACCAGAGGAAGCGCAGCGAGCTCCGACAGGAAGCCAGTTATCAGCATCACTACGCAACAAGGTCCAAGAATCATCGCACCACCCTCCTTTGATGGAACAACAATGAGCTTTGTAGTGGAGCATCGGTGA